One Prevotella intermedia ATCC 25611 = DSM 20706 DNA window includes the following coding sequences:
- a CDS encoding ATP-binding protein yields the protein MLYRKIEKFIKSHLQSSDDKILLIDGARQIGKSYIIRYVGQKEFSNYIEINMEEDKLGDRLFADVRTVRDFYLTLSINFGNKMGDKHNTLVFIDEIQAYDHLFTLLKFLREDGRFTYIASGSRLGIALKQTSSLPLGSILIKHMYPLDFEEFLIANGVGQIILDTLYDNFAKRKPMPTAIHNKLMSLFRHYLLSGGLPDAVNKFIEEDNIQTTRASQDAVYQNYGIDAAKYEQMTNRRLSIQRIYEMIPSNLEKTKKRIIAKDIEGKTGKRMSNYAEEFEYLIASGIALEVKAISTPTFPLIQNSGKNLLKLYMNDVGLLTSIYYRNNPKAVLDDVPSINLGSVYETVVAQELKAHGFALYYYDNKQNGEVDFLIDDVEHLSITPIEVKSGKDYKTHSALNKFVSNKHYNIHRAYVLSNEQEVSVADGITYMPIYYIMYFKNE from the coding sequence ATGCTGTATAGAAAGATAGAAAAGTTTATAAAAAGCCATCTACAATCGTCTGATGACAAGATACTCCTGATAGATGGAGCACGACAGATAGGTAAATCGTATATCATTCGCTATGTTGGACAAAAGGAGTTCAGCAATTATATTGAAATCAATATGGAGGAAGATAAACTCGGCGACCGTTTGTTTGCCGACGTTCGTACCGTGCGCGATTTCTATCTTACACTAAGCATTAACTTTGGCAATAAGATGGGAGACAAACACAACACGCTGGTGTTTATTGACGAAATACAAGCATACGACCACTTGTTCACACTCTTGAAGTTCCTCCGTGAAGATGGCAGATTCACCTATATTGCCAGTGGTTCGCGCTTAGGAATTGCCTTAAAACAAACAAGTTCACTGCCATTGGGCAGCATACTCATCAAGCACATGTACCCACTGGATTTTGAAGAGTTTCTCATTGCAAATGGTGTCGGACAGATAATACTTGACACACTATACGACAACTTTGCAAAAAGGAAACCTATGCCCACCGCTATCCACAACAAACTAATGAGTTTGTTCAGGCATTATCTTCTCTCAGGTGGTCTTCCCGACGCTGTAAATAAATTCATTGAAGAAGATAACATACAGACAACCCGTGCTTCGCAAGATGCCGTTTATCAAAATTATGGTATTGATGCTGCAAAATACGAGCAGATGACAAACCGCCGGCTAAGCATTCAACGTATCTACGAAATGATTCCTTCTAATTTAGAGAAAACCAAGAAGCGTATCATTGCTAAAGATATTGAGGGAAAAACAGGTAAGCGAATGTCCAATTACGCAGAAGAGTTCGAATATCTGATTGCGTCTGGCATTGCTTTAGAGGTTAAAGCAATTAGCACACCTACATTCCCTCTGATACAAAACAGCGGTAAGAATCTTCTGAAACTATATATGAACGATGTTGGCTTACTAACTTCCATCTATTATCGCAACAATCCAAAAGCAGTGCTCGATGATGTACCAAGTATCAATCTCGGCTCTGTTTACGAAACAGTTGTTGCACAAGAGCTAAAGGCACACGGCTTCGCGCTTTACTACTACGACAACAAGCAGAACGGAGAAGTAGACTTTCTTATAGATGATGTCGAACATCTGAGTATCACACCGATAGAAGTTAAATCGGGAAAGGATTACAAAACACATAGTGCCTTGAATAAATTTGTTTCCAACAAGCATTACAATATCCACCGTGCATATGTCCTTTCAAACGAACAAGAAGTAAGCGTTGCCGATGGCATCACCTATATGCCTATCTATTATATAATGTATTTCAAAAACGAATAG
- a CDS encoding aspartate ammonia-lyase, producing MANETNNKEFRIESDLLGELQVPANAYYGVQTQRAVNNYHISGKRMCDYPDYVIAMAYVKLAAVETNRELGEINDEICDAMAQACREIIDGKFHEDFVTDMVQGGAGTSVNMNANEVIANRACEILGHQKGEHKYCAPNDHANCGQSTNDAYPSAIHLALIRMNKTLVEKLANLVASFRKKAEEFKKDIKMGRTQLQDAVPMTSGQEFNAFANLLEAEIANLNKSAEMFLEINMGGTAIGTGLNAAPGFPEVCARKLSEFTGMPFRASEDLVAATPDTTDLVNYSGAMKRLAIKLSKICNDLRLMASGPRCGLHEINLPPMAPGSSIMPGKVNPVIPEITNQTCFKVIGNDTTVTLAAEAGQLQLNVMEPIIMQCLVEDITWLGEAFDTLREKCIDGITVNREHNAATVKNSIGIVTALNPYIGYKNSTKIAKEALETGGSVYDLVLKNGVLTKEQLDKILSPEHMLDSEEKVK from the coding sequence ATGGCAAACGAGACAAACAACAAAGAATTCCGTATTGAAAGCGACCTCTTGGGCGAGCTTCAAGTACCAGCTAACGCATACTACGGTGTGCAGACACAGCGTGCAGTGAACAACTACCATATCTCTGGAAAGAGAATGTGCGACTACCCAGACTACGTTATCGCAATGGCTTACGTTAAGTTGGCTGCTGTTGAAACAAACCGCGAGTTGGGCGAAATCAACGACGAAATCTGCGACGCTATGGCACAGGCTTGCCGCGAAATCATCGACGGTAAGTTCCACGAAGACTTTGTTACCGACATGGTACAGGGCGGTGCAGGTACATCGGTGAATATGAACGCCAACGAAGTTATTGCTAACCGTGCTTGCGAAATACTCGGTCATCAGAAAGGCGAGCACAAATACTGCGCTCCTAACGACCACGCCAACTGCGGTCAGTCTACAAACGACGCATATCCATCGGCTATCCACTTGGCTCTAATCCGTATGAACAAGACATTGGTGGAGAAACTGGCTAACCTTGTTGCTTCTTTCCGCAAGAAAGCAGAAGAGTTCAAGAAGGACATCAAGATGGGTCGTACACAGCTTCAAGACGCTGTTCCTATGACAAGCGGTCAGGAATTCAACGCATTCGCCAACCTGCTCGAAGCTGAAATCGCCAACTTGAACAAGAGTGCAGAAATGTTCCTCGAAATCAATATGGGTGGTACTGCAATCGGTACTGGCTTGAACGCAGCACCGGGCTTCCCTGAAGTTTGCGCAAGGAAACTCAGCGAGTTCACAGGTATGCCATTCAGAGCAAGCGAAGACCTCGTTGCAGCAACTCCTGATACAACCGACCTCGTGAATTATAGCGGCGCAATGAAGCGTTTGGCTATCAAACTCTCTAAGATTTGCAACGACCTTCGTCTTATGGCTTCTGGTCCACGTTGCGGTCTCCACGAAATTAATCTTCCTCCAATGGCACCGGGTTCAAGCATCATGCCAGGTAAAGTGAACCCTGTTATCCCAGAAATCACCAACCAGACTTGCTTCAAGGTGATAGGTAACGATACAACCGTAACACTCGCAGCAGAAGCTGGACAGTTGCAGTTGAACGTTATGGAGCCTATCATCATGCAGTGCTTGGTAGAAGACATTACATGGTTGGGCGAAGCTTTCGACACTCTCCGCGAGAAGTGCATCGACGGCATCACCGTAAACCGCGAGCACAACGCAGCTACCGTAAAGAACTCTATCGGTATCGTAACTGCTCTTAACCCATACATTGGCTACAAGAACAGCACGAAGATTGCCAAGGAAGCACTCGAAACAGGCGGTTCTGTTTACGACCTCGTACTCAAGAACGGTGTCCTCACAAAGGAACAACTCGACAAGATTCTTTCTCCAGAGCACATGCTTGATTCAGAAGAAAAGGTAAAGTAA
- a CDS encoding porin: MKKTILLSALLAIATSGMAQDNHSYGAGDGDFKSLSEEVAKLKKHNDMFNVYFNYAASGQISQDANKDWGTRFANKQLRIEIKGNLTDKLYYRLRHRLNKANGAQSEDNFAKATDIMMVGYKFNDKLKIEAGKMCQIWGGFEFDENPMYIYQYSDMVDNMDNFMAGVVLSYKPVPTQELAFEISDAHNNKFATEYGSNPVSLEKNGVRQLKASRNPLTYIANWNGSFCDNKLLTRWSWGIQTQAEHKYSRMLVLGQQLNLPKMQWYFDYMGAFDGLDRLKIASSEATAVPAHAGESYFSDVHYNSFITKMNWQFAPQWNLMLKGMYETASVTKIEQMKDYRKSYAYMGSIEYYPVKSQDFRVFLAYIGRKYDYSKASGLKDYNTNRIEIGFMYRIKAY; this comes from the coding sequence ATGAAAAAGACGATACTTTTAAGCGCATTGTTGGCAATTGCAACAAGCGGAATGGCACAAGACAACCACAGCTATGGTGCCGGAGACGGCGATTTCAAGTCGCTTTCTGAAGAAGTTGCGAAGCTGAAGAAGCACAACGACATGTTTAACGTTTATTTCAACTACGCTGCTTCGGGTCAGATTTCACAAGATGCAAACAAGGACTGGGGCACAAGATTTGCCAACAAGCAGTTGCGCATCGAAATAAAAGGTAACCTGACCGACAAGCTTTACTACCGTTTACGCCACCGTTTGAACAAGGCGAACGGCGCACAGAGCGAAGACAACTTCGCCAAGGCTACCGACATCATGATGGTTGGATACAAGTTCAACGACAAACTGAAGATTGAAGCAGGTAAGATGTGCCAGATTTGGGGCGGTTTCGAGTTCGACGAAAACCCAATGTACATCTACCAATACTCCGACATGGTAGACAATATGGACAACTTCATGGCGGGTGTGGTACTCAGCTACAAGCCAGTACCTACACAAGAGCTTGCCTTTGAGATAAGCGATGCCCACAACAACAAATTTGCAACAGAGTATGGAAGCAACCCCGTATCGTTGGAGAAGAACGGAGTTCGCCAATTAAAGGCTTCAAGAAATCCGCTCACCTACATTGCCAACTGGAACGGAAGCTTCTGCGACAATAAGTTGCTCACACGTTGGTCTTGGGGAATACAGACGCAGGCTGAACACAAATACTCTCGCATGTTGGTTTTAGGTCAGCAGCTGAATCTTCCGAAAATGCAATGGTACTTCGACTATATGGGTGCATTCGACGGTTTAGACCGTCTGAAGATTGCATCAAGCGAAGCAACGGCAGTACCTGCACATGCAGGAGAATCGTATTTCAGCGACGTTCACTACAACTCATTCATCACAAAGATGAACTGGCAGTTTGCTCCCCAATGGAACTTAATGCTGAAAGGTATGTACGAAACAGCAAGTGTAACAAAGATAGAGCAGATGAAGGACTATCGCAAGAGCTACGCCTATATGGGCAGCATAGAGTACTACCCTGTAAAAAGTCAGGACTTCCGCGTCTTCTTGGCATACATTGGCCGCAAATACGACTACAGCAAGGCTTCAGGATTGAAGGATTACAACACGAATCGCATTGAGATTGGATTCATGTACAGAATCAAAGCCTACTAA
- the ansB gene encoding L-asparaginase 2 codes for MRRFKISVLLVLTLLVSSVVLAQKPKIRILATGGTIAGVSASATSSAYGAGQVGVQTLIDAVPQIKDVANVSGEQIVNIGSQDMNDAVWLKLAKRINQLLNEEGYDGVLVTHGTDTMEETAYFLSLTVHSDKPVVLVGSMRPSTAISADGPANLYNGICAVADPSSKGQGVMVCMNNELFEAKSVLKTHTTDCATFKGGLYGEMGYVYNGKPVYLHKPMAKQGLQSEFDVKNLTALPKVGIVYGYANCSPLPMQAFVDAKYDGIVLAGVGDGNFYKDVFDVALKAVGNGINVVRASRVPFGPTNLNGEVDDAKYHFIASLNLNPQKARVLLMLALTKTKDWQKIQQYFAEY; via the coding sequence ATGAGAAGATTTAAGATTTCAGTTCTATTGGTATTGACACTGTTGGTGTCTTCAGTGGTATTAGCACAGAAACCTAAGATTCGTATTTTGGCAACAGGCGGAACAATCGCAGGTGTTTCTGCATCGGCAACAAGCTCTGCGTATGGTGCAGGACAAGTTGGCGTTCAGACTTTGATAGACGCCGTGCCTCAGATAAAGGACGTTGCAAACGTTTCGGGCGAACAGATTGTAAACATCGGCAGCCAAGATATGAACGACGCAGTGTGGTTGAAGTTGGCAAAACGCATCAATCAGCTGTTGAACGAAGAGGGTTATGACGGCGTATTGGTTACTCACGGTACCGACACAATGGAAGAAACGGCTTACTTCCTTTCGTTGACGGTTCACTCTGACAAGCCCGTTGTTTTGGTGGGCTCTATGCGCCCATCTACCGCTATCAGTGCAGACGGTCCCGCTAACCTCTACAATGGTATCTGCGCCGTAGCCGACCCATCTTCAAAAGGACAGGGTGTAATGGTTTGTATGAACAACGAACTGTTTGAAGCCAAATCGGTATTGAAGACCCATACCACAGACTGCGCAACTTTCAAAGGCGGTCTTTACGGCGAAATGGGTTATGTTTACAATGGCAAGCCTGTTTATTTGCACAAGCCAATGGCAAAGCAAGGACTTCAATCAGAGTTCGATGTAAAGAACTTGACCGCACTTCCAAAGGTGGGAATCGTTTACGGCTACGCCAACTGTTCGCCACTTCCGATGCAAGCTTTCGTAGATGCCAAGTACGACGGCATTGTTTTGGCAGGTGTGGGCGACGGCAACTTCTATAAAGATGTGTTCGATGTTGCTTTGAAAGCTGTCGGCAACGGTATCAATGTTGTACGTGCAAGCCGTGTTCCGTTCGGTCCTACCAACCTTAACGGAGAGGTAGACGATGCGAAATACCACTTCATTGCATCTTTGAACCTTAACCCACAAAAGGCTCGCGTGCTTCTGATGCTTGCCTTGACAAAGACGAAAGATTGGCAGAAGATTCAGCAATACTTCGCTGAATACTAA
- a CDS encoding anaerobic C4-dicarboxylate transporter family protein, protein MELIVLAELLVVLAMIFIGARVGGIGLGIYGMIGVFALVFGFGLKPGSVPIDVMMIIVAVITAAAALQASGGLEYLVGIAAKFLRKHPEQITYFGPLTCWLFCVVAGTAHTSYSLLPIISEIAQANKIRPERPMSLSVIAASLGITGSPVSAATAALISQDILGAKGIELGTILIVCIPASLIAILVAAFIQNRVGKELEDDPEYKRRVAEGIINPEEDKRNLEIAEEQPNPHAKYSVWAFFAGVILVVIFGFFPKLRPEGVTMSQTIEMVMMSIAAVILLVGKAKASDAVNGNIFKAGVNAVVAIFGIAWMGSTFYLGNQEYLNNALSGMISTAPFLFTVALFIMSIMLFSQAATVTTLYPVGVALGINPMFLVAMFPACNGYFFLPNYPTEVAALDFDRTGTTRVGKYVINHSFQLPGFVTTIVSIGVAAIIVQFL, encoded by the coding sequence ATGGAACTTATAGTACTTGCAGAATTACTCGTGGTTTTGGCTATGATATTTATCGGCGCACGAGTGGGAGGAATTGGATTAGGTATTTATGGCATGATTGGTGTGTTTGCCCTTGTCTTTGGTTTCGGACTTAAACCAGGCTCGGTACCAATCGACGTCATGATGATTATTGTTGCTGTAATTACGGCTGCTGCAGCTTTGCAGGCATCTGGTGGCTTGGAGTACTTGGTGGGAATAGCCGCCAAATTCTTGAGAAAGCACCCCGAACAGATTACTTACTTCGGTCCGCTGACCTGTTGGCTGTTCTGCGTCGTTGCAGGAACAGCACACACGTCTTATTCGTTGCTGCCCATTATTTCCGAAATAGCACAAGCTAACAAGATACGCCCCGAACGTCCGATGAGTCTGAGCGTTATTGCAGCCTCGTTGGGAATAACGGGAAGCCCCGTCAGTGCGGCTACCGCAGCCTTAATCAGTCAAGATATTCTCGGTGCAAAAGGCATCGAGCTGGGCACTATCCTGATAGTCTGTATTCCTGCATCGCTCATTGCTATCTTGGTAGCAGCCTTTATTCAGAACCGCGTAGGCAAGGAATTGGAAGACGACCCTGAATACAAGCGCAGAGTGGCAGAGGGTATCATCAACCCAGAAGAAGACAAACGCAACCTTGAAATTGCAGAAGAACAACCTAACCCACACGCAAAATACTCTGTTTGGGCATTCTTTGCAGGCGTTATCTTGGTGGTCATCTTCGGTTTCTTCCCCAAACTGCGCCCTGAAGGCGTTACTATGAGCCAGACAATCGAAATGGTAATGATGTCAATTGCTGCAGTCATACTCCTTGTCGGCAAGGCAAAGGCAAGCGATGCAGTGAATGGAAACATATTCAAAGCAGGTGTGAATGCCGTTGTAGCCATCTTCGGTATTGCGTGGATGGGAAGCACTTTCTATCTGGGCAACCAAGAATACTTGAACAATGCACTGTCGGGTATGATTTCGACGGCACCTTTCTTGTTCACTGTGGCATTGTTCATCATGAGCATTATGCTTTTCTCTCAAGCCGCAACCGTAACTACCCTCTACCCTGTGGGCGTAGCCTTGGGCATCAACCCTATGTTCTTGGTGGCAATGTTCCCCGCTTGCAATGGCTATTTCTTCTTGCCAAACTACCCTACTGAGGTAGCAGCACTCGACTTCGACCGCACGGGAACGACACGCGTGGGCAAGTATGTAATCAATCACAGCTTCCAGCTGCCTGGCTTTGTTACAACCATCGTTTCTATTGGTGTGGCTGCAATCATCGTGCAGTTCCTTTAA
- the bcp gene encoding thioredoxin-dependent thiol peroxidase, which translates to MNIGDKAPELLGTDQDGKEIKLSDYKGKKIVLYFYPKDSTPGCTSQACSLRDNYELMQKRGYAVIGVSVQDEKSHKKFIEKYNLPFPLIADVDKTLNETFGVYGEKKMCGRTYMGTYRTTFIINEEGVIEEIFTPKEIKVKEHAEQILKLGAE; encoded by the coding sequence ATGAATATAGGCGACAAGGCTCCCGAACTGTTGGGAACCGACCAAGACGGAAAAGAAATTAAACTAAGCGACTATAAAGGCAAGAAGATTGTGCTTTACTTCTATCCAAAGGACTCTACGCCCGGTTGCACATCGCAGGCTTGCAGCCTTCGCGACAACTACGAGCTGATGCAGAAGCGTGGCTACGCCGTAATAGGTGTGAGTGTTCAGGACGAGAAATCGCACAAGAAGTTCATCGAGAAATACAATCTTCCTTTCCCATTGATAGCCGATGTAGACAAGACACTGAACGAAACGTTTGGCGTTTATGGCGAAAAGAAAATGTGCGGCCGTACCTATATGGGCACTTATCGCACCACCTTTATTATAAACGAAGAGGGTGTGATAGAAGAAATCTTCACTCCAAAGGAAATCAAGGTGAAGGAACATGCCGAACAAATTTTGAAGTTAGGGGCGGAATAA
- a CDS encoding TIGR02757 family protein codes for MKQAQRISKATKEKLVAFAALYENENFLDGDPSWFMHQVDGRQNKEVMAFTAACLSYGSRKVFMPRIQFLLDCAKGNPYEWIVKEGFRRDIPDNSACFYRLYTNHTMHSFFSVLAEMLNHYGSIADYIKHFASEKNGITTDKIEAIVAIEALCAFFAERQVVGIVPKNTSSSCKRICMFLRWLVRNDSPVDLGIWHDFIDKRSLVIPLDTHVLQQATHLKLLNTSSATMSVARRLTDALLKVFPDDPLKGDFALFGYGINS; via the coding sequence GTGAAACAAGCACAACGAATAAGCAAAGCTACGAAGGAGAAACTCGTAGCTTTTGCTGCTTTATACGAGAACGAGAACTTTCTTGACGGCGACCCATCGTGGTTTATGCACCAAGTAGATGGCAGGCAAAACAAGGAAGTTATGGCTTTCACGGCAGCGTGTTTAAGCTACGGTTCGCGCAAGGTGTTTATGCCGCGTATTCAGTTCCTGCTCGATTGTGCAAAAGGAAATCCCTACGAGTGGATTGTCAAAGAAGGTTTTCGGCGAGATATTCCCGACAATTCCGCTTGCTTTTATCGCCTTTATACCAACCATACCATGCACTCGTTTTTCTCTGTACTTGCCGAAATGCTGAACCACTATGGCAGCATTGCCGACTATATAAAACATTTTGCAAGCGAGAAAAACGGCATAACAACCGATAAAATAGAAGCCATTGTTGCCATAGAAGCACTGTGTGCATTCTTTGCCGAACGGCAGGTAGTGGGCATTGTGCCTAAAAACACTTCGTCGTCGTGCAAGCGTATCTGTATGTTTCTGCGTTGGTTGGTGCGCAACGACTCCCCCGTCGATTTGGGAATCTGGCACGATTTCATCGACAAACGGTCGCTTGTAATTCCATTAGACACACACGTATTGCAGCAAGCAACCCACTTGAAGTTGCTGAACACCTCGTCGGCAACAATGTCGGTAGCACGCCGACTGACCGATGCTTTGCTGAAAGTTTTTCCCGACGACCCACTGAAAGGCGATTTTGCACTGTTTGGTTACGGCATAAATTCGTAG